In a single window of the Thermococcus sp. genome:
- a CDS encoding extradiol dioxygenase has translation MLIGAAVMPHGNPVLEPEDDETRRLAEVLRKIGEEFKEAEAYVLISPHNVRMSDHLGVVMAEHLVSWLGFEGRELPGEWETERELARRIYESAKSAGLPVVDMNFAALSGDYSRWPLSWGELIPLHFLKKRPLVLLTPARNVPREVLVRFGEIIGDVIEGSRKRVAFIASADHGHGHDENGPYGKVEESEEYDRLIMDIISENRLEKLMEIPEELVRKALVDSYWQLLVLHGLLKRVQMDVMETAYACPTYFGMAGALWVRTNSL, from the coding sequence ATGCTGATCGGAGCCGCGGTTATGCCCCACGGAAACCCCGTCCTGGAGCCGGAAGACGATGAGACACGGAGGCTCGCGGAAGTCCTCAGAAAGATAGGCGAGGAGTTCAAAGAAGCTGAAGCCTACGTCCTCATCAGTCCCCACAACGTCAGGATGAGCGACCACCTCGGCGTGGTCATGGCGGAGCACCTCGTTTCCTGGCTCGGCTTCGAGGGCAGGGAGCTCCCAGGCGAATGGGAGACCGAAAGGGAACTCGCGAGGAGAATCTACGAATCGGCAAAGAGCGCGGGCCTGCCAGTGGTGGACATGAACTTCGCCGCACTGAGCGGGGACTACTCCCGGTGGCCGCTGAGCTGGGGCGAGCTTATACCACTCCACTTCCTCAAAAAGAGGCCTCTCGTCCTCCTGACACCGGCCAGGAACGTGCCCAGAGAGGTGCTCGTCCGCTTCGGTGAGATCATCGGTGACGTCATAGAGGGGAGCAGGAAGAGGGTGGCATTCATAGCCAGCGCCGACCACGGGCACGGGCACGACGAGAACGGCCCCTACGGAAAGGTGGAGGAGAGCGAGGAGTACGACAGGCTCATCATGGACATCATCTCGGAAAACAGGCTGGAAAAGCTCATGGAAATTCCCGAAGAGCTCGTGAGAAAAGCGTTGGTGGACAGCTACTGGCAGCTCCTCGTCCTCCACGGCCTCCTGAAGCGGGTGCAGATGGATGTGATGGAAACCGCCTACGCCTGTCCGACCTACTTCGGCATGGCTGGGGCGCTGTGGGTGAGAACCAACTCGCTCTAA
- a CDS encoding TldD/PmbA family protein — MDRLERAIRWAERLRAEYVELRFESVRVLTLDYRDGRLDAFSERLREGLGVRVLADGAWGFSATSRLNDIERAIDEAYRLAKAAALAKKEKIELAEIKPVRDFVESRMRVKPSQVSLEEKVAHVEGLGSLLYEDPAVKSAWIHYEDGSGRKILITSEGTEIEWDYNYLFQMATAVGRSGSTVASAGDNIGGVDTGWEIFETNPNEEVAGRILERLRPQFRAVRPKRGEWSIVLSPKFSALIAHEALGHPVEADLTQNSVLNGMLGQEIAPEFVSMSDGVIENGFGNDKYDDEGVPVEKVEILKNGILNELLVDREWAFRLGIEPNGRSRAENYLNPPKIRMRNTYFEPGDWSVEEMIEDIEFGYYLLLPRGGQAQLNTAFQVGVALGYTIRNGELAEPIKDASITGIAVEAVKHISAVGNDFGSALGACGKGTQMVWVSSGGPHMRFDGGILIG; from the coding sequence ATTGATCGGCTCGAAAGGGCCATTAGATGGGCGGAGCGGCTCCGGGCGGAATACGTGGAGCTCAGGTTTGAGAGCGTTAGAGTCTTAACCCTCGACTATAGGGACGGAAGATTGGATGCCTTCTCCGAAAGACTGAGGGAGGGCCTTGGTGTCAGGGTTCTGGCGGATGGTGCGTGGGGGTTTTCTGCGACCAGCAGATTAAACGATATTGAGCGGGCGATTGATGAAGCCTATCGACTTGCTAAGGCTGCCGCTCTGGCCAAGAAGGAAAAAATTGAACTGGCTGAGATTAAACCGGTGCGGGATTTCGTAGAGAGCAGGATGAGGGTCAAACCCTCTCAGGTAAGCCTTGAAGAGAAAGTTGCCCACGTTGAGGGACTGGGTTCCCTGCTTTATGAAGACCCCGCCGTTAAGTCTGCATGGATTCATTACGAGGACGGCAGCGGGAGGAAGATTCTAATAACGAGTGAGGGAACGGAAATCGAATGGGACTACAACTACCTCTTCCAGATGGCTACCGCGGTTGGACGGTCGGGTAGTACCGTTGCCTCAGCAGGGGATAATATCGGTGGAGTCGATACCGGCTGGGAAATTTTTGAGACGAACCCAAACGAGGAAGTTGCCGGGAGAATACTGGAGCGTCTCCGTCCTCAATTTCGTGCAGTCAGGCCTAAGCGGGGTGAATGGTCGATTGTGCTCTCCCCGAAGTTCTCGGCGCTGATTGCACACGAGGCATTGGGGCATCCTGTGGAAGCTGACCTGACCCAGAACTCGGTTCTTAATGGCATGCTTGGTCAGGAAATAGCTCCCGAGTTCGTGAGCATGAGCGACGGTGTGATAGAAAACGGCTTTGGGAACGACAAATACGATGATGAGGGTGTTCCAGTTGAAAAGGTGGAAATTCTGAAGAACGGAATCCTGAATGAACTCTTGGTTGATAGGGAGTGGGCGTTTAGACTGGGTATCGAGCCGAACGGGCGTTCGAGGGCCGAGAATTACCTTAACCCCCCAAAAATTAGAATGAGGAATACCTATTTTGAGCCCGGGGACTGGAGCGTTGAGGAGATGATTGAGGACATAGAGTTTGGTTACTACCTCCTTCTTCCCAGGGGTGGCCAGGCTCAGCTCAACACTGCTTTTCAGGTTGGCGTTGCACTGGGGTATACGATACGAAACGGGGAGCTGGCCGAACCTATAAAGGACGCCTCAATAACTGGAATCGCTGTCGAGGCCGTTAAACATATCTCCGCCGTTGGGAATGACTTTGGATCTGCCTTGGGAGCGTGTGGGAAGGGTACACAGATGGTGTGGGTCAGTTCAGGTGGCCCCCACATGAGGTTTGATGGAGGGATTTTGATAGGTTAG
- a CDS encoding alanyl-tRNA editing protein — MLPIEVRTHTALHVVKGAVVRVLGEKAKWTAGVYVDGNHGRLTVKFDRKPTPEEVAEIERLANEKVKEDAPVKVYELPREEAEERFGEDMYDLFPIPPEVRTLRVVVIEGWNVNACNKEHTRTTGEVGEIKIRKVRFRRSKELVEISFDVG; from the coding sequence ATGCTCCCGATAGAAGTCAGAACCCACACCGCCCTGCACGTTGTAAAGGGTGCCGTTGTCAGGGTTCTGGGTGAAAAGGCCAAGTGGACGGCGGGCGTTTACGTGGACGGGAACCATGGAAGGCTAACGGTCAAGTTTGACAGGAAGCCAACGCCGGAGGAGGTTGCCGAGATAGAGCGCCTCGCCAACGAGAAGGTAAAGGAAGACGCCCCGGTTAAGGTTTACGAGCTGCCCCGGGAAGAGGCCGAGGAGCGCTTCGGTGAGGACATGTACGACCTCTTTCCGATTCCGCCGGAGGTGAGAACCCTCAGGGTCGTCGTCATAGAGGGCTGGAACGTCAACGCGTGCAACAAAGAGCACACGCGGACAACCGGGGAGGTAGGGGAGATAAAAATCCGGAAAGTCCGTTTCAGGAGGAGCAAGGAGCTGGTGGAGATAAGCTTTGACGTGGGGTGA